The Arachis ipaensis cultivar K30076 chromosome B07, Araip1.1, whole genome shotgun sequence genomic interval ATGACTTGGTGTCGTCTTCAAGAACTTTGATTTCTTGCCTAATGGGAGGTGGTTCcattttggatagaaattcattaatgaataaatccatttcttggtcaacctcttcatattcttcaatttcgatatacaccatgtcaacgttttcctcttggtagctctctttctcattgctcaccaagggtatgggaggttgtgcacactcttttatactttcaattctatgtccaatgggagaggattccattgttgagagaaattcatccatgattgaatccatctcttgataaacctcttccaagtctccaacgatgatatgccttGGGGGTCGCGCACCTTCCTTatcatcaatatcaagcttcttggaagagttctccatgatgctacattcccacggactttcaacatctccgagatcttcaaccacttctcccctttcttcaatgattataggttcctctagttgctccaatacaaaatttgactcctttttctccaccgaattttccaatttcaccctcatgctttgctcttcttttgactttccacatgtggtcacggaagtaccttgagtgttcaagcattggtgggctaaagtgtgcaccaccttggtcaaattggtcacaaactcaagtgtatcccgcttcatggcttcttgtccttggagtaacaaagtgagaggatcgtctattggggcttgtGGTGGGTAGGAAGGTTCGTTGTTTTGGaaagagggttcatagtaggaaggtggttctttttgGTAAGGTTGTGGAGATGGTGAGGGTTGAGGTGGTTCATGGTAGTCATCTTGATAAAGTTGTGGTGATTCTAGAGGTTCTTTCTCATAATGGCCATAAAAATATGGTAtggatgattggttatatgatggacatggatcatagggtggtgcctggtgatgaaaggcttgtgagaatggttgaggttcatgttgaggatgagattcataggcatatgatggtggttgttgagtgTCACAAAAAGAATCATCATAGCCGCTAAGTtggcatgcattaggatggaaattatacctataagtattcggaggttgttgccaataggagtgatcaattccttgaggctcctcccatcttggagtgttccatccttggtacacgttagcattaaagtccacatttcctacaacacaattagagccaaactcatagccaaagtgagaattcattatggaaaagcaaaataaaactaacaaaatctagtaaacaagcaaaagacaaactatttacactattcacatatgtacaataaccaataacataacaccattgctcatccccggcaacggcgccattttgacgaatggatttttttgacggtttagaatttcacaaatgaattctcgttgcaagtatagtttctaaaccaacaataatcctttcatgcaaaaatttgtttgtcacaagtacaaacccctaaaatctataaaccgaagtatttaaacctcgggtcgtctctcaaaggacttgcaataaagtgtcttgttattggttatgagttattttggggttttggatgagaggcatgaaaagtaaatggcaatggaaataaactaactactataaaagctcttggcaagatatgagaactagaagtcctatcctagttatccttctcaattgtgatgagaattgttcattgccaccacttagttaacccttactaaagaaaggaaagtcaagtggatgaattaacttgagccacaagtcctagccaactcccaaggaaagactagctttagtgcactccaatccaattagcaatctctccaattatcaatcaacaaaggaattagataactcaagtgtcactaattactctacctaggccaagaggaacaaaaatcTATACTGAAATCCaaacaagcattttatcaaacacttgggtagaattcaccaaaataaggcttaaaaagtatgtttttacacttaagcacaatcatggaagagataacaaaaccatgctaattcttaggctaaatgtgacaaaaggttatcaaaatgttctaaattcaaGGCAAAACAAACTGTCAATTTGGGGTTtgtcaccaaccaacaagagactttgacaattcaagagtctccaaattactcaattcaagctaagaatacaaaaatcttatttaaaatccaaccaagcattttatcaaacacttggtaggcacaaaataaaagcatggtaaaattacaacaataataaaatctaacaattaccaattgaaagaaattaacaatgacaactaaagaaagcaataacaaCATGaacatataaattgcattaacaaagatTCAAAGTATCAAGAGTGCATAAACATAAGGATAACAAAGTGAAGGAAATAGCATGTAGAATTGAAGAACAAAGGTGCtagaacaataaattgcaaggaattgtaaataaaaacagaaattaaatctaaatctaagaagaaattggagtagaaaccctaaaacctaaaattgtgtgaatgaaaGTCAGTTttccttccagctccactctgcaggcTCTAATATGTATTTCGGGCCTGAAACTAGGTCAAAAGCAGcgcagaaatcgcccccagcgaattctgtttaatgcagcacgtTACGCGCGTACGTCGCTGGACTTTTCACTGGCCACACGTAAGCGTtagccacgcgtgcacgtcgttaccagattttgaaatccttaatttcttgcGTTTTTCTACTTTTGCatacttcttttccatcctcgaagtcattcctgccctataaaccctgaaaatacttaacaaatatatcacggcatcgaattgtAATGAGATAGGATtgaaattagcaaatttaaggctaaagaaacatgttttcaatcatagcataaaattaagaaggatttgtaaaaccatacaatttatatgaataagtgtaagaatagttaataaaatccactcaattcaatacaaaataaaccgtaaaattgtggtttatcatatatatatatatatatatatatatataagccatCTTATTTATGAGGTTGAGTAGCATATTCTTTTATTGTGAATATGCATTCTCATCAATCTTAAGGGTTTCCCTTAATGTGTGCAATTACTGGGCatagtattttaaaattgttGCATGTTGATCTGTCTTTAAAATAGATGGCTGAATGGCTGTAGAACAAGAAAAGTTTAGATAGTGGTGACAAAATCTTGTTTGTATAttatttctttttgttcttcATTTTCATATGCTAACAAAGATCTTTAGTTCATTAATTAAAGCTTGTAGCTGATGTATGTTTCTGAGGTAAATAAAATAGGCCTTTTTTATTCCATATCATCTTTCACCAACATATGATTTCACAATTTAAAACCTTATTCACCAACAAGAAGCTAATAATTACATTGGGTATGCTTTTGAAGTTAAACAACTTGAAGTTCGACCTTGAATTCTTAAACAGAGGAGTAAGATGTAAGAACCAGAGTTTTCACgtaaaaccattttaataaaataattttagtacccggaataaattcaaaatttagaagttttaatttgaaaatataatggtgaaatttgatttcaatgaatttttctgagttggaaaatgtatctttttcaaAAAGCTTTTGTAAAAGTGCATACTGGCGCTTAAGCTAATAGTACCGACTCTAGTCTATCCAATGctgcgtattttggaaaataagattttaaaaagttgatttattgttttgaatggacaaaaaatattttagaattgaaaaccaggcattaatcttaaaggttttggcccaaagtgggccaaacggaccaaaaacgctACACGGTTGGACCGAACTCAAGTTGGGCTTATATAAGGCAATAAATGAGCCTAAGAAGCTCATTTTAAtaccaagagagagagagagagagagcttggataggaagaagagaggagaaggaagcCATTGTTACTATTTATCTCcctcttcaaaactccataacttttgatccggaactTCGATTGATGAGCCATTTACgaccacgcgaagctcttgtcgaTCTCTTCGATTCTATTTAAGAAAACTTGGTAAGAAATTGCGTCTCAATCCCCATGTTCCAGCCCTAGAATTTTGCATTTTTGGGGTtataattttgagtagattttgtggttttgcttgtttaggtgatctctagtagcggataaTTGTTAGATTTTATCTCTAATCTCATTGGTTAAGGTAAGGTTTCATTGAAtcattgtgtttagttgttttatgtatattaggttttgatttttgatACATATATGATGTTAGTTGGGCTTTGGTGGCTTGTTGGTAAGTTGAAAGGTTGTGCGGTGTGCTTTTTGGGGGGAGCGGCCAAGGTATGGCTTTGGTCtcttctatgtaatatgtaatatcaaTGGATACTTAGGCTATTTGACTTTAAGATAGGTTTAAAGATGTgattgtatggttaattgtatataaatatatgcttGATGATGGTTGGATGTTGAATGAATGGGTTTAAATGTGATAAGTTACATATTAttagatgatgattattgatgaattgTGTTGGTGGGTGTTGAGATTTGAAGATGGAtgttgatgatgatattgattgtTGAAATTGATGAGGAATTGTAGTGGTTGTTGAATTTGGTTGGTTGATGATGTATGATTAATTGATGTTGTTGAAGTTGTTGAATAATGTTGTTGATGTATGATGTGTGATGAATTTGGATGAGAAATATTGTTGATGTTGCTAAACAATATTGATTATTGATATTGAGGATGAATGAGGTTGATGTTGATGAATTGAAAGTGGTAAAATGGTTATTGTTAAATGTTGGATGAGAAGGAGTTTTAGTGTGAAATCATGGATAATTGGGTTTGAGAATTGATGATACGAGTAGTGGATTATGGCTTAAACGGTAAAACCTCATGTGGGATGGAGTTAAAGTAGTTTATGATGATTGAACAGGTTTggatttggttttgattttgagAGTTGGTTGAATTGGAGGTTTTtgataaaaactggtttttagtgaactttgacgggtcataacttgtgcctcacttttcaaaatttgttgaaattgtttagaattaaagttcattgaaaagtCTTCAAATTgatacaaagtttataaaatttgaatttttgtagaggaagttatgatcattcaaagtttggtgtcaaaatttgaaattcttcaaagttgcagaattttgtgatttctggtatgtgcgcacgcacagccttgtgcgtacgcacaagtggggAAAGGCCTGCTGGTGAGAGCGCTAGCACGACCTGTGCGCGCACATATCCAATGAAGTTTTAcaacttgtgcgcacgcacacgttgggaatgtcagtctgttgggggcgctagcacgctttgtgcgagtgaacagaattgtgaaaattggtacctgtgtgtacgcacacccctatgcgtacgcacacctttTTAAAATCCCTTTGggcgtgtgcacgcacacccttgtgcgtacgcacacgccctgtttctcaaactcaaactttgtttttaactatttcaccttcccaacaagtttgtaagcttctgtgacaccattttaagactcttgggcttatcTTCGGGTATTGAAACATGAGAAATGTCCTAGGAGGTTTGATTTGGTGttattttgaaaagttagagaacggaggcttaggtttctggtgtattgagaATGGATTTGGTGGATTGCGAAGGAAGAATGGTATATGAATTGAGAAATTGACGAACTAGTGAGTTTGAAACGGAaagttatgaattgatgatgattgtgatgagttgaaaacttgaaaatgaatgattatggttgatggaatgagtatgagtggaagtgtgCTATGAGTAGGGGCCTCTGAGATTGAATACGTGATTATGATATGCATTGTTATCCGTCATAGGGGCTGTGGTAGTCTCCCACCTACGTTCGGATATGAGGcttgaagctgggcttctcactcatgTTTATCGCtcaagaggaaggtggtagggcactctccctcggaatatttttcctctgaaaggagaaggtggtagggtactcatccctcggaattataCCTCCTGAGCGTGTGAtttctctctggttgcaaggtggtagggcactatccCTCGGAATTATGCAGCATCCagaagaaggtggtagggcactctccctcggaacgttttcctctgaaaggagaaggtggtagggcactatccctcggaattattcctcctgagtaTGCGCAACAAAGAGACTAATTCAGGAGTTGCCGATCGGATTATGAGTTGGGTTTGGCACTACAACcaacatgtgatatcacagccaataggacagacattcatcatgtgcatcttctatatgtttgcttgctttgattacttgagttttcctacttgtataatatgcctacttgcttcttgaattacttgttatatatatgaatactacttgtgttttccttgcttgcattatctttgtttgtttggtgctgaggaggttaggtaggcggcggcgatgggatcgcacgaagggtaggttggtgaagactgtgggacagcggtgactagttttagttagaaatcccctaagattaGATACCTTGTTTATTATTcacggtttaagttatttatttcgtTAAGTTTGGATATCTGTTtggtatgaagctctaggattgcctctggcgtcccggggtcttacatTTTACATTACTGgatactgttaccatactgagaacctcaggttctcattccatacgttgttgttgtttctcagatgcaggtcgcaacccacctcagtgagttgcttgatggtagCAGAGTGGAGGATCTTAATCTATTATTGTTgtcattttggttattttgattagtactctcacttttgtatttacttttgccttagaggcttactttgagagtgatattctgtataagctgttttactttcaaaactctgtatgtctgtatttAATTAGttggcctaaactccgcaggcttaGACTATtatcttatgattattatactcttgTATAACTACATATATCTTGTTACCTTAAGTAGTGGATCTTATCTTTTACGCTTGTAGCTCGTGTGAACGTTCGTGCTTTGTAATGCCATATTTGAGCTTATTttattcatcgggcttctagaattattattccttctatttatatatttatgtatgagCCTTAGAATTATTGTAActcttgattaacctttgctttatggcatgaggtaaagcttagggtaattagggtgctacatgatgtatgcatacacttatctgattgaggccttgtttcactatagctcacacTTCCATATGGTCTTACCCTATCATTACCCTTGCAACCCCATGTTGAGTCTAAtttaccccatttattctttatattagcacatcactaacttTAAGcgtaaaacaataatgtccttaatttgaatcgttgattagcttagactagtgaagtgtacatgaattaagtgtggggaacttgaATTGGAGAATACATGTTTAGGAATTTGGGTATTGTATATTCTTATGTGAAAATGTGAATATAGTTGGGCACTTGTTCATGTATCTAACATTTTAATCATATGCCTCCTTTATgcatactaaaaaaaaaagaaaaaaaaagaaaaaaaaaagagaaataaaaaggggacaaaatgcgccaagtgaaataattaaattaattcatatgaTTGGTATTCAAAAGACATTAAGGTGCATGAACTTGTGACAAATAAAAATATTCAATGGGTAGTAAGTTTTGCATTGTAATGACTTGGAATGTCCTAGGTTAGGtaagaagtttaggttaatcaaggatttggattttagtccacttaaccaaatacattcctaccttaaccctagtcccattacaacccttgaaaagacctcttgatatgtgtatttgtgcattaaattgtgATTGATTGGTAAAAGAAAAGCAAGTCTTATAATgtaagattagtagagaaccgagagaatcgacctttaaacacttgagtgactagagtgtatacacttctagtgaaggttcgatgctcgattctgtGTTTCTgcctttcatgagctttcttctcacaagtttacttgtaccttattgtgtgatttgaattagtagaatccaatttatgtttgtcttggagaatttgtttatttttaaccaagtaggtagaagcatcttagcatatagttgcattcatatagataggttgcattgcatgagtcttatttTCCCCCCTTGATTCTtttggtctccttgagcttagcatgaagacatgctaatgtttaagtgtggggagatttgatgcaccactattttatgatatattttggactgaattgagtgggtttGTGCCAATtaatctcacacttattcattgaaattgcatgtttttcatttccttcctaattttgtgttatgattgaaaacttgcttcctaggcctttaaattatcaatttttaattctcctttattaccattcgatgctgtgttTGTGAGgtgttttcaggtttacagggtatgaatggcttaaaggatgaagaggaGGCATGTCAAAGTGGAatgaacacaagaaactaaggagctgagcagcgaggatcgacgcgcacgcatgactgacgcgtgcgcgtgaattggcgCATCTAACAGTGATGTGTACGTGAGAGCAACGCATAAGCGTGACAAGCGCAGAAGtccagcgacgcgtatgcgtgacagagcgtcacgtgctgcacctatcagaactcgctgggggcgatttttgggctgatttggacccagtttttagcccaaaaacatagattagaggcagGGGGCAAGCTGAGACTGAAGATACTTTCATTTtcactttagttttagtttttagtttagatttctagagagagaaaacaCTTCTTCCCCTAGGGTTCTTAGTGTTCTTAGTTTTGCtttggattggatattgagagagctactactaccttcgattgaagtcgTCATCTCTATAGTTTGCTTTTCTAATAACTCAATTACTCTTTTCTATTTAGTTGCCCTTCGTTCATATTTGGATATTGTTGTTTTTGAACTCTATTAAtgcaatgaattttttttatatttaattctattacttgtttaatttattttaattaattatcagTGCCaaattgattttattaatttattttaattaccatatCTCCTATCTACTCCTTTTACATGTctgtgaaaatggcattcatgttaatggagtagatctCCCAACTTGGCTCaggagttgattaattggaaacccttgagttgtAATACTCAAGTATAATATGTAATTGAGAATTACTGGCTAACTCAATTTTCACTGACTTTAGTCCTTCCCTaggaagtgactaggacttgtgaatcagagttagtgctacccacttaaccttcctttgtaactgcaagaggataactaagtggaagcaataaACCTTTACTATTGCACTTGGAgaaagacaacaaggatagaaattccaataatCTCTCCTAACCAAGATCTCttatttcaaatacataacaTCTCTTGCTATTGTTCGCTGCTTTAATTTCTCGCTATTTATTTTTCCGTTCTCCACCTCAAAAATTACTCAAAAAATTCCTAACCAATAAATTGCACCTTGTGTCAAATCTTTGGGAAACGACCTggaaattctactcccagttaattaattttaattgtgacacaaattaaattgatagtggaaatttcgtcggttaagactgtACTGACAACGCTGTTTTTATTAGAAATTCTTAACTGGCATTTTTTCACCCATCAAGCAATTTATGTTGTTCATGTGAATTATCCTTAAATAGATATTAAAAACTGTTAAGACCTGAGACATGAAACTAAAGCACAAGCTATGGCACTTATATATCACATCATAATCATTTTACGCTACCAACAATCGGAAAAATGCTTAGTTTAGATATTATTGCAGTGAAATTAGATACCAGTTTTATTCGGTTTAAACCGAGTTGAAccataaaaattagtttttaacaAACTGGTTTTATTCAAAAAGTGTAGTTTTAgtttattgattttaattaaaaatcctGGTTTATTTAAAGTAGTTTTTGTTCAGTTTTAAGCTTAGTTTTGTTAAACTGGTTTTCTTGAACACCCGTAGCCCCGATAATAAATAATGGATTTCATTAATTATACAAGAAGCATTATATGACATGGAAATTGAAGCGAAAGAATACTTTGGTGACCATGAAAGCAAGGATGATGGGCGTAAAGATGGGTTCGAATCGGATGAAGGAGGGGGGCCAGATGATGTCCTTCGAATGGAATTTAACACTCCAGATGAAGCCAAGTCCTTTTATAATAAATATAGCCGATTAAAGGGATTTGCTACGAGACAAGGGAGGAAGTTAACAAATAGTGCAGGGGATATTGTACGATACACATTTGTGTGCACTAGGCAAGGGTATCGGGAGAAGAAATGGCTAGAGATGGCTAATCAAAAAAGGGAGCACAAGATTGTGACTCGTTGTGGTTGCCTTGCCGAGATGAGGATAAAGAAAAGATGGGAGTGGCAAATGGTACATGTCTCGGTTTGTGGATGAGCATAATCATGAACTCACATCTGGCAAGTTCATCGATTACTTGAGGTCGCACAGGCGGATATCTGATGTAGAGATTGTACAAATGACTAGCATGAGGGAGGTTGGTATCAACATTCCTAAAATATATGAATTCTTCGCGGCACAGATTGGGGGTTTTAACTTTGTGACATTCACAAAGCAAGACATGTATAATGAGGTGAGGCGACAAAGAGGAATGCAAAAAGGAGATGTAAGCGCTGTAATTCGATACTTGGAAGGTGTATCCCGTGTAGACAACAGAATGTTTTGGAGGTACAAGGTTGTGTCTGAAAACAATCTTTGTGACTTGTTTTGGAGCGACGGGCGTAGTCAGTTTGACTATGCAATATTCGGAGATGTTCTTGCCTTCGATGCTACTTACGGCCGAAACAAGTACAATTTGCCTGTTGTTGTGTTCTCAGGAGTTAACCACCACAACCAAACATGTGTCTTTGGATGTGCAATGATCTCGTGCAAAACACAAGAGTCCTAAATTTGGGTTCTGCAACAGTCTTTGGAATGCATGAAAGGAAATGCCCTTAAGGCATTCATCACAGATGGAGATACCTCAATGCGAAATGCTATACGTCATGTATTCCCCGAAACCCATCACAGGCTATGTGCTTGGCATTTGCTTCGTAATGCGATCTCCAATATATGTGACACACGATTCACCAAGCTATTTAGACACTGCATGCTTGCGGACATGGAGGTTGAGAAGTTCAAGGCGTAATGGGAGGCGATGCTGGATGAGTGTGGGGTTTGAGAAGTCGAATGGGTGAAGGATTTCTACCGCAAAAAAACCGCATGGGCGACAACATACATCAGAGGCCGATTTTTTGCTGGCATAAGGACAACGTCCCGTTGTGAATCTCTACATGCCAAGTTGGGTAGGTTTGTGGAGAGTAGATATGTGGTCCTTGAATTTGTCACGAACTTTCAAAGATGCGTTAATTTTTTGCGAGAAAATGAGAACGTGCTTGAATT includes:
- the LOC107607512 gene encoding protein FAR1-RELATED SEQUENCE 5-like, which encodes MEIEAKEYFGDHESKDDGRKDGFESDEGGGPDDVLRMEFNTPDEAKSFYNKYSRLKGFATRQGRKLTNSAGDIVRYTFVCTRQGYREKKWLEMANQKREHKIVTRCGCLAEMRIKKRWEWQMFIDYLRSHRRISDVEIVQMTSMREVGINIPKIYEFFAAQIGGFNFVTFTKQDMYNEVRRQRGMQKGDVSAVIRYLEGVSRVDNRMFWRYKVVSENNLCDLFWSDGRSQFDYAIFGDVLAFDATYGRNKYNLPVVVFSGVNHHNQTCVFGCAMISCKTQES